In Podospora pseudocomata strain CBS 415.72m chromosome 4, whole genome shotgun sequence, the genomic stretch CGGTGTTTTACTTTTTGCACAAGACCCCGAGGGCGTTGGCGCGGTTGCTGAGGGAGATTGATGACGctgcgagggaggggaggttttCGGATTACGAGACTGGACTGGTGACCTGGCACGAGAGCCAGACGCTGCCTTTCCTTGATGCGTGCGTCAAGGAGGCTTTTAGGCTTCATCCTGCGCCTGGGTTGCCGATGGAGCGGATCGTGCCCGAGCCGGGGCTTGAAATTGCAGGACATTGGGTGAGGGGTGGGACGATTGTTGGGTGTAATGCTTGGGTTTTGCACAGAGATAAGAAAgtctggggggaggatgcggaggagTTCAGGccggagaggtgggtggatgagacggatggggagaggttgaagggaaTGAATGGGTGCATGCTGCagtttgggatggggagtCGGACGTGTATTGGGAAGAACATCAGCTTGTTGGAGATTTACAAGTTGGTACCGAGtatgttgaggaggtttgAGGTATGTTTTTCCTAATCAAAAGGAACGGGGAGCGAATgtggtgatgctgacatgaaaaaaacaaaaccagaTTCGATTTGATGATCCGAACTCGGAGTGGGAGATTGTGAATGCTTGGTTTGTGAAGCAGAATAATTTTATCACGAGGTTTAAgttgagggagttggtgaagCCCGAGGGGAAGGcttgagtttggggttgattGGATTGTTTGGGGGTCGGCTTGGgtttggaaggggggtgtATATGGTTATGATCATGAAACAAATACCACTTATTCAAAAATCAGTACATACATTTCTTTCCTCCTAGGCACTAAAGTTCAAACAAGTGTGTTCATCCAGGTGTTATCCTTGCAAACACTATATCCTCCCCCCGTCCCCGGAATGCCCGTCACCGAGTAGTATGTTGCCATCAATACTGGAACGTATCCCCATACGCTAGCAACTCCTCGTTTCTCCTCTCGGCATCCTTCTCAACGTAGGGACAACCCTCTTTCATGCGGTTCCCAATGTTGCTTACCTCAACTTTGGCAGGGTCAATGGTGTAATTATGGGGACCGGGGACACCCTAGTCGACGATCCGCATTGTCTGTCAGTACCTATATCGACGCCAGATTGATTGAGGGCTGGAAACAAGAGGCCTACcacatttttttttatcaATCTTCCACTTTTGAAAGTTGTCCGCACGCTTTGAGTGCGACCTCGATTTTCGTGCACATTGTGGATGGAATGTCTTTGgattgggttgttggagttggttgGAGTTTTCCGTGGTGAGCGAGGCACGCTGGCTAGGAAAGGCGGAGATACGGAAGATTCAAAGGGATCCCATACGTGGTTGGCGTAAGTTGCGGCTCTCTGCCAAAGAGGACAAAGTCACCTTGGTTTCTGGGTTGCACATTGACACTTGACTGCCTGGCCATCAAGTTTCATTCTGGCACGATCCATATTGGACGAGTATGTTCCAAATTCTCTAGTCGACACATCATGACTAACCACATGccgcctacctacctaggtaaccaaggacgagaagacacccgtcaccaacccccacgccacctctccctccctcgaACCATACCCCCTAAGatctcaccacctccccagatCAACTCATATTcatcccaaccctccccccctcaccccctcacccaacGCCTCATGCCCCTCCAAGAGCCCAcaaatcctcccctccccatcccactTCGCCTTCACATCCCCCGgatcacccctcccctccccccaaaacttCCCCCCCGCCTTCCTAAACTGAAAGTCGGCATCCCCAAGATAACTCCCAGCAAGAGtcccctcctgctcctccaatCTGGCAAAAACATCCCTCACCCAGCCATCAcacaccccatcatccttctcctcctcccaaacagCATACACAGAAAAATAATGATCAGATTGCATGCTAAGCATCATGTTCCCCTTCCGTGCCCTCCTCGAAGTAGGATTCATCGAGAACCACAGCGCGGTGCTCTGCTTTGTCGGAAGGGATGAAAATGCTGGGTCAAGCGCGGCAGCGACTTGTGCCGGGGAGAGGTCGTTGGAGAGGTAGGCGTTGTCTGAGCGGGTGCGGAAGCCGGGGGCGGCGTTGCCGGCTAGTTGGGCTGCGTACTCTTCTGGAAGGGAGGTAGGTTCGCAGAAGCGGCTGGGGTGGTTTGGgctggcggagggggggcaggggagggaggtgtggaTGGGGATTAAGGCTGAAAGAGCGGCGGTGTGGGAGGGGGCAAAGGAGGTGAAGACTGCcgtgagggttggggtgggggaggattggGGGACAAAGGACGAGACGAGGACGATTtcgagggttggggaggcggtTGGGGAGAGCTGTGGCGGGTGTTAGTGTGGGGAAGATCGAGAAGATGGGAAGAGAGGATACCTTGATCAACCACTCCAGCACCTCTTTAAACTTGGTGATATCGAAGAAATAAAGCGACTGCCACATCGGGAGCAGAGACAGAGTTTTCATATAAAACCTCGTCACGACAGCAGGAAAGGCTGGCCCCGCACCCCGAGCAGCGTGAAACAAGTCTTGTGTTTGGTCTCGTTTATGTGCAAGACTTCTAGCCCGGCCGTCACGACATCAACTCCCACTACATATTCACACGCCCAACCCCAGTTCTGTCGTTTGAATCAGCAAAAACAACATTCGAACAAGCCGGGCACCGTGACAAACCTTGCAGttccaccccatccctccctGCAGCaaaaaaccccccaacccgaCATCAGGACAATGACCCCCAGGAAACATCCtgcccccctccgccaaaaACTCATTCAACCCCGCCGACGTCACAGCCGGACCacagctcaccaccccctcacccatctCGCGTTCCCATCTGATCgacccaacccctccctcaaagTCGATCATGTCCAGCAGAATCGAGTCATACCTAATCGACCAACAGGCCCAGCTGTGGCCCCCGCTGCGGATGGCAATGCGCTTGTCTTTTTTCCTAGCAAAATCAACACACGCCACAACGTCAGAGACAGTCAGCGGCTTGCAATAGGCGTGTGGATGACGGGAGTGCTGCCAGGGGATGGCAGAGGAAGATAGAtcggggcggcggcggttgaAGATGCGGGAGAAGATCAAAGAGTTGAACTCCGACTCTGGGGTGGCAGAGCGGAGGATGATCGGGGCCGGACTAGAACCggagctggggttgttgacggAGGGGGTTATGTGTGTGTCAGGAGCGGGGTCGGTTGCGTCGGGCATGATGTTTATGACAGGCAAGATACCTATTCTTGATTGTGAGGGGAGGGCACAAGGCAAACACAGTCCCGTCAAAGTAGGTGTTTATACTTGAAATCCTCAGCCAAGTCTTCTGAGCGAGGGAGGAGCGAACAGAACGAGTGGGATCGTTGGCATCAGACGTGGACCCCACTTGGTAGGGAGCTGCTCCCGAGTTGCGCACAACACAGTGTGTTGCTCTTACAACATGATGCTATTTACGGTATCATGAGTGGCTGGTTGATTGCGCGTCTTCTTGGACAAAAAGACCTCAGGGGTCGATCTGAGACATTGTGTGATTGAGATGCCGACTAGATGGGGTCATGTACAAGGGGAGGAGCAATGGTGTCTCGGGGTGGgtggggttagggttaatAAGGGCGGCTGCTGACCCCTGGACCTCTTTGTTGTGACGATCACGCGAGGTCAAGGGATGGATTTGGGATGAGTGGGCTTGTGGTGTAGGTCTGATGGTCTGCCCTGAGGCTGTTGGTTATCCAGGTCCACGACAAGTGGTTTACGATTATCTTATAAAAATACACGGGCCCTCTTAAAGCTTTAAAATATGCTAAAGTCAATGGCCTTCTTCAAGGCAGATAAATCGATATATATCAAACTCAATAGCACTTTTATATTAAACGCGCTTCTCTCCCAATTTAAACCATCTTTTTACGCTTAAAACCGATAAAGTTATGCTTTTGGCCTTTAAAAGTGTCCGTGTGAGTGTTCGATGACTTGTAAGTGCGGACCGGGAACCGGGGACCTGGATAACGACCACCGCTCTGAGTGAGTCGGCTGAGAAGGTTACGGGTATGAAAAAAGTAAGGCTTAAACCAAGGTACCTGGGTAGGTAGCCACATACCTTGATCTGGAGAGCAATTATTTTGCTGTTGAACTGATGTTTGATGTTCTAAGGCTTGCTGTCTTTGCAGCTAAACAACCAGGAAGTTATCATCTCAGTCCAACAGCCTGAGATCCGCAGCATTTTCCGCCAGTGAGCTACGGTCTCTAGTTGTGTGCGTGCCATCCAGGATCTAAACATGTCCCGACTGTCCCAGATCAACTGAAGCTTCAACACCCAGACAAAAAACCACTCCCATCACTTGGAGAAACAAGGTTCTACAATGCAGAAATTCATCAGAGCGTAGAAATGTTGAAGCCACAAATGATTAGCCTTTTGATCAACATGAACTTTTGAACATCTGAAGCACAGCTTCACAGCTTCTGGATGAAGTAGATTTTGAAATCTTCTCTTCTGCAAGTTCATCTGCTCAAAGACAAACCACCTAGGCAAGTCTACTGCGAGCAAGAGAtcccaacacaacaacaagcaccgGTTCTATCGCTAAACCCAGTCAGATCTACAACGTGCTTCAAAATCCCAAACTATCACTTCGAGTGCGGGCACTTTGCCCACTGGACTTACTGAGAGTGCAGGACCTGTATGTTCCTCCATTTCAAGATGTTCCTTCAACTGGCATTGCGGAATAAAACACTAACAGGTCAAGATGCTGCGAATTCTGAGGCATGCTATCGCTGGGAATATTACATCCCAGATGGACGACACGGCTATAATCAACGAAGTATCCGGAAGGTTATTTCGGGATTggtgggaggcggtggtggactggatggatggactgGATTTTGCGGAGTGCAGGTGCAGCCAGTGCGTGGGAGAAAAGTAGTCGGCGGATGGGGTAGGTGGACTGGATAGGTGACTGTATATGTTAGTGTACCTTATACCAAATAACACGAACAGCCTGGTACCTTTGAGGCTGAAAGTCTATCATGCCCAATCTTGCTGGTTCGGTTCAGTTCGTGGTTCTGACAATATCAATGTCAACTTGGCGGCTTCCTCAAAGATAGCTGAGATGATGCGTATTGTAAGGTAGGTATTCGCCATCTTCCACAAGCTTTTGCGCAATGTCACTGCCTCAACTTTTCCTGTCCACAATCTGACGTGCCACGATACCTGCTATCACAAATTCAATGACCGAGACACATGCAGATCAACAACCTTTCCCCAACAACTAGCAACTCTCCCCTCATCACTGTCACCAATCAAACGCTCGAGGTAAACGACACAGCCCCCCCGACACGCTGGCACCGCCAAGAAAAGGCTACAGCGAACCGTGCAGGGGTCCTATGCAGGAGTCTTGCGGCTCAAGCAGTAATACCTCCCATTCCACGGCCCAACTCTTGTCCGAGGTTGATAAACCTTTTACAAGGACGCGGGTCAGCTCTGGTCTTGGCACCAGGGAATAAGCCTCTTTTGGTCCTGTAATCTGGGGACGTGTGCCTGTGGCTGGCCGTTGGGCAGCAGGCGTTGACGCTACTGCAGAGGGCGGTTTATTTCCGCTCAAGCTATGAAGTAAGAGGCTTTTATGGTGGGTGGAGATGTAGGATTGGGTTCCTGGTAGCACGGCAGGCAGTGACCACTGACCGATGGGTTGGGCTGGACACCGACACGACTGGCTAGGGCGAGGCTCTGGGAGAATGGAACCATGGGAAAGTTCAGCTTTGAGGGGATGTGCGGAGTTGGACCCTTGTTTTTAGATGGGAAGGTCAGGGATTGTGCATATGGAGAGGGCACATGGGGctgggtggtttgggtgaGTGATGGAGGGTAGGGACTTTGGGGAAGAAATGATAAAGAGACGCGCCCTCGGGTTCTTGAGCTGGGTGGTTCTCTTCTCGTTCTTCTGTTTCGCTGGTGCGGTTCCTGCTTTCCAAGCCACCAGCGAATCTCATAGCTACCGCATCTCTATCCGGCACGGCATAGAAGACTCCAAGGACAACAACCGCCAATATGCTCGTCGGACAGACTACCGTTCGCGCCCTCCTCAGCGGCATTGCCATGAACCACCTGGAGATGGTCCCCGAGACGTCTCCCAACCCGGGCGGTCTCAGATTCTTGAGGTTGACCAGACAGACTGGCACATGCAGATCAGGAGAGAAGTGGTGTTTGGATGGGTGCATTCCGCTCAGCGGTGTCTGCTGCATATCACGAGGCACATATTGCGATGCTGGTTACTACTGCATGGCTGTTTCTGGGTGCTGCCGGGTATGTTGACTTTTGTTGTACAATGACTTACGAAGTGATACTGACGAAGACCCTAGGAGGGACGAACATGCAGCGGCGTCGGCGGGACTTGCGATCCGGGGGAAGTGATGTGCAATAGGGGGTATGTTCTTATCTTTATCTCACACTTGATATGTTTATGTAACCTTTCTTCAACAGATGCATGCCCTCCAGTGGCGTCTGCTGCCCAGGCGGAGGCTATTGCGATGCCGGTTACGAAtgcacaacaaccaacacatgccgacgcgctggcagtggtggtggaggaagcagTGGTGGCGGTTCTAGCGGAGGGAGCACCACAACCTGCGGTGCTGGACGCAAGAGATGTGACACTGGCTACTGCATCCCTGAAGACGGGACGTGCTGCAACAGAGGAACTGGACGTTACTGCGAGGTACGTATGCTCTCTTCTAACCCCTATCCAGTTTCCAGTTGGTCGAACGTTTAACTAAGTCCTTGATGTCAGGATGGCTACTACTGCCTCACAGGAAGTGGCTGCTGCAGAGACGGAAGAACGTGCCGACCAAACACGTCTCTCATAGAGGACCCTATCACGTCCACCACGCCCACTACCACGTCGACTCCAACGGCTCTTCCAACCCCCGATGGCGATGACGACGTCGACAGCGGAGCACCGGAGCCAACTGCTACTTTTGGTGGAATTGATGACCTGATCGAtgccaccacaaccaccaccacaaccaccaccacaagcccAACAGCCACAGGGACCCTTCCGATCCCGcctgccatcaccaacgctCTTCCCGGAGGCGGGAATGGTAACGATAATGTTAATGGTAATGGAGGAACTGGCGCCGGTATCAGATCGGTGGAGGTATCCCTGGCAGGGTGCGTCATGGGTCTGATGGTAGGTGTGTTTGGTCTGCTGCTTTAAGCACATGCAACCCAACTCATTATTACCCCTCAATGTTTATACGAGACGAAGACGGATAGATACCAGTTCATATCTTTCTTTCGTGCTTCAGGTAGCCTAATAATAGTAGTATGATTTTGCTCTGGCTTTGTTGGACAGCGCAGAGgaccaccccctttccacccctATTGCGATATCATAACAGACAAGAAGAGCAGCAATAATATAAGGGCTGCATCTGACAGTAAAAAACATCGCAAGATATCCTCTGTGGCGCAATTGGCTAGCGCGTCTGACTGTTAATCAGGAGGTTGGAAGTTCGAGCCTTCCCGGAGGAGTTCTGATATCTTTTTCTCTTGCTCTACCTGACAACATGAAGATTGAAGTTGTTTGGTGGGGAAACCATAACTTTTTGGCTGTTGGTGGTCAGTTTTTTTGCAGATGGTGCGGATTCTGTCTGCTCTGCTCAAAGTGAGGCTATTCCCAGCACCATACCTCTCAACTTTTTCTTGGCTTCCAATGTTGACCCAAGCGGGTTTTTAACTGCGGGTATCCTTGTTTGAATCTCGCAAGAAGATGAGATTGGAATGAAGTGGCTTCATCCAGGATAATGAATGGTCATATACAGGctgtcaaaaaaaaaaaaaaaaaagagatgaAATGCATCTTTCCATGTAAAATTGAAGTAGTCCTGCATCTTGGTTCTTGAGTCTGTTGAAGAAAGAACGATCGAATGCAGAGAAGTGGAGCCCACATGGAGTGGGACCGTCTGTCgcagaaaagaagaggacggAACGAACGCACCTTGTCTTTCGCAAAGGAGGAAGGAACAAGTGCATGATCACAAAACTTTATGAGAAAGGGGGCAAAACGCCAAAAACAAACATCGCCAGCACACACTGCAaaagatgttggtgatggaatCGAACTCCGGTACGGGGAATCGAACCCCGAGCTTCGCGGTGAAAACGCGATATGTTAACCGTTACACTATACCGGATTCAGCGGTGAAtcgcttgttgttgaggagagCGTGGGAATCATGTCACATGTATTCCCCATCGCGAAACGAAGCCAAAGTCAAAAGCACAGAGAGAGATGCCAGGGGTCTTATTTCAAATA encodes the following:
- a CDS encoding hypothetical protein (EggNog:ENOG503NXF5; COG:C); translated protein: MKTLSLLPMWQSLYFFDITKFKEVLEWLIKLSPTASPTLEIVLVSSFVPQSSPTPTLTAVFTSFAPSHTAALSALIPIHTSLPCPPSASPNHPSRFCEPTSLPEEYAAQLAGNAAPGFRTRSDNAYLSNDLSPAQVAAALDPAFSSLPTKQSTALWFSMNPTSRRARKGNMMLSMQSDHYFSVYAVWEEEKDDGVCDGWVRDVFARLEEQEGTLAGSYLGDADFQFRKAGGKFWGEGRGDPGDVKAKWDGEGRICGLLEGHEALGEGVRGGGLG
- a CDS encoding hypothetical protein (EggNog:ENOG503NXF5; COG:C); translated protein: MPDATDPAPDTHITPSVNNPSSGSSPAPIILRSATPESEFNSLIFSRIFNRRRPDLSSSAIPWQHSRHPHAYCKPLTVSDVVACVDFARKKDKRIAIRSGGHSWACWSIRYDSILLDMIDFEGGVGSIRWEREMGEGVVSCGPAVTSAGLNEFLAEGGRMFPGGHCPDVGLGGFLLQGGMGWNCKNWGWACEYVVGVDVVTAGLEVLHINETKHKTCFTLLGVRGQPFLLS
- a CDS encoding hypothetical protein (EggNog:ENOG503PFU4) is translated as MLVGQTTVRALLSGIAMNHLEMVPETSPNPGGLRFLRLTRQTGTCRSGEKWCLDGCIPLSGVCCISRGTYCDAGYYCMAVSGCCREGRTCSGVGGTCDPGEVMCNRGCMPSSGVCCPGGGYCDAGYECTTTNTCRRAGSGGGGSSGGGSSGGSTTTCGAGRKRCDTGYCIPEDGTCCNRGTGRYCEDGYYCLTGSGCCRDGRTCRPNTSLIEDPITSTTPTTTSTPTALPTPDGDDDVDSGAPEPTATFGGIDDLIDATTTTTTTTTTSPTATGTLPIPPAITNALPGGGNGNDNVNGNGGTGAGIRSVEVSLAGCVMGLMVGVFGLLL